The following coding sequences are from one Flavobacteriales bacterium window:
- the proC gene encoding pyrroline-5-carboxylate reductase: MKDTKDIRIAVIGAGNLGTALARGLAKSKQFKAENITLTRRKTASLEPLSEEGFKVNTNNREAVRESDIIVIGVLPQQFNQVITDLKPAIDNKQHLIISLVTGVSSQDIQKHLGDQVRVARAMPNTAIAIGESMTCLSTLNAEKSDMDLVTTMFNTVGETVTIGEEYMTAATALCACGVAFFLRAVRAASQGGTEIGFHADEALKMAAQTAKGAASLLLSRDLHPEREIDKVTSPKGCTIAGLNEMEHQGFSSAMIKGIITSATKAGELYKAD, from the coding sequence ATGAAAGACACAAAGGACATTAGAATTGCAGTTATCGGCGCCGGTAATCTGGGCACTGCTTTAGCCAGGGGCCTGGCAAAATCCAAACAATTCAAGGCGGAGAACATCACGCTTACACGCCGCAAGACAGCATCTCTGGAACCGTTATCCGAAGAGGGCTTTAAGGTCAATACAAACAACAGGGAAGCAGTCCGGGAATCCGATATCATCGTCATCGGGGTATTGCCTCAGCAGTTCAACCAGGTGATCACAGATCTTAAGCCTGCCATTGATAACAAACAACACCTCATTATCTCCCTGGTGACCGGTGTCTCATCTCAGGATATTCAAAAGCATCTGGGTGATCAGGTTCGTGTCGCCAGGGCCATGCCCAATACTGCGATCGCCATTGGAGAGTCTATGACCTGTCTATCTACTTTGAATGCTGAGAAGAGCGATATGGACCTGGTGACCACCATGTTCAATACGGTGGGTGAAACAGTGACCATCGGTGAGGAGTATATGACCGCGGCAACGGCGTTGTGTGCATGTGGTGTGGCCTTTTTCCTGCGTGCCGTAAGGGCAGCGTCTCAGGGTGGTACCGAGATCGGATTTCACGCCGATGAGGCGCTGAAGATGGCGGCTCAAACGGCCAAAGGCGCTGCATCGTTGCTGTTAAGCAGGGATCTTCATCCGGAAAGAGAAATTGATAAGGTGACCTCTCCCAAAGGTTGCACCATCGCCGGGTTGAATGAAATGGAACATCAGGGATTCAGTTCCGCCATGATCAAAGGAATCATTACCTCTGCAACCAAGGCGGGGGAGCTGTATAAGGCCGACTAG